A section of the Pedobacter sp. HDW13 genome encodes:
- a CDS encoding phage major capsid protein, translating to MFKYKTEEELGKMTAAERDQYAVEKREHENKERKADIDKALEKQKEAFDKEIDELKKANEETQKHADQLDIQLKKQGGFVQPKSLEAVITEEKEHLVKASKNKGSEHEFLIKADTLRASVVGNPSALDLDSIGQIGHRKLTLYDLFPKIPIGEGNNGVVRYVDWNAATITRAAKSVKEGESFPESTAKFATYTLDLKKIGDTIPMSEELIYDAPRFAKELKMFLETNVAIKIDTDLYSADGTGDEIKGLKASVPDYTPVASGIEDASINDLVVKVSEDITTDKGSKYAPDFALMNIKDINKRKLKKDANGNYIIVPFAKDDKIDNMLVVECNAVAVNEMIIGDSRYGAIYEVPGVYVATGLNGTDFGDDMQTLKARKRLNLLIRNADKTGFRRITSISAALVTLSEVEAGG from the coding sequence ATGTTTAAGTACAAAACAGAAGAGGAATTGGGCAAAATGACGGCAGCTGAAAGAGATCAGTATGCAGTTGAAAAAAGGGAGCACGAAAACAAGGAGCGTAAGGCTGACATTGATAAGGCTCTGGAAAAACAGAAAGAGGCTTTCGATAAGGAGATTGACGAGCTAAAAAAAGCTAATGAGGAAACTCAAAAGCACGCTGATCAGTTAGATATTCAGCTTAAAAAACAGGGTGGATTTGTGCAGCCAAAATCGTTAGAGGCTGTTATTACTGAGGAGAAAGAGCACTTAGTAAAAGCTTCTAAAAACAAAGGATCAGAGCATGAATTTTTAATTAAGGCTGATACCTTAAGGGCTTCAGTTGTAGGTAATCCGTCAGCTTTAGACTTGGACTCTATCGGACAGATTGGGCACAGAAAACTTACATTGTATGATTTGTTCCCAAAAATCCCAATTGGCGAGGGTAACAACGGGGTTGTGCGTTATGTTGATTGGAACGCTGCAACAATCACACGCGCAGCTAAATCGGTAAAAGAGGGTGAGTCTTTCCCAGAAAGTACCGCTAAATTCGCTACATACACTTTGGATTTAAAGAAAATCGGTGATACAATCCCGATGTCTGAAGAGCTTATTTACGATGCTCCACGCTTCGCAAAAGAGCTTAAAATGTTCTTAGAAACTAACGTAGCGATCAAGATCGATACAGATTTGTATTCTGCTGATGGTACAGGTGACGAGATCAAAGGATTAAAGGCAAGTGTGCCGGATTATACCCCTGTAGCTTCTGGTATCGAAGATGCTTCAATCAACGATTTAGTTGTAAAAGTTTCCGAGGACATTACTACGGATAAAGGATCTAAATACGCTCCAGATTTCGCGTTGATGAACATTAAAGACATCAACAAAAGAAAGCTTAAAAAGGATGCTAACGGTAATTATATCATTGTTCCATTCGCGAAAGACGATAAAATTGACAACATGTTAGTTGTTGAGTGTAACGCTGTTGCTGTCAATGAGATGATCATTGGTGACTCACGTTACGGGGCTATTTATGAAGTGCCAGGCGTTTACGTTGCTACAGGATTAAACGGAACTGATTTCGGTGATGATATGCAGACATTAAAAGCTCGTAAGCGCTTAAATCTGTTGATCCGTAATGCTGATAAAACAGGATTCAGACGAATTACCTCTATCAGCGCGGCATTAGTTACTTTATCTGAAGTAGAAGCAGGAGGGTAG
- a CDS encoding head-tail connector protein — MLPTLSDCKSYAQIDADYILDDGLISDLLKAAISWCEQYTGLLFTEQEITETKLLRHFRLKAPLISITSVKVLDENVDYNFTGEWVRSVNGVKTVIYRAGYPENTLPEPIKTAIKLMVQTLYRNREDYIVSDVTKAINQVPIGIKELLSPYSISGGLFL, encoded by the coding sequence ATGTTACCCACACTGAGCGATTGCAAGTCTTACGCCCAAATCGATGCTGATTATATATTAGATGATGGGTTGATTAGCGATCTGTTGAAAGCTGCTATATCATGGTGCGAGCAATATACAGGGCTTTTGTTTACAGAGCAGGAAATAACTGAAACTAAGTTGCTACGCCACTTTAGACTAAAAGCGCCTTTGATTTCCATCACTTCAGTAAAAGTTTTAGACGAGAACGTTGATTATAATTTTACAGGTGAATGGGTACGCTCTGTTAATGGTGTTAAAACTGTGATATACAGGGCTGGTTATCCGGAGAACACTTTACCAGAACCAATCAAAACGGCTATCAAATTGATGGTTCAAACGCTATACCGTAACAGAGAGGATTATATTGTAAGTGATGTCACAAAGGCCATAAATCAAGTGCCTATTGGTATAAAGGAGTTATTGTCTCCGTATAGCATATCTGGAGGGCTGTTCTTATAA
- a CDS encoding head-tail adaptor protein, whose protein sequence is MKRDRIKVYSLESVQDAGGGFNPDQRVLYWETAATVKAAKVKRDLQSYQTDLEIPMEFKVMFRRDKNVTKNMIISYEDQDYTIHSIVNVDQDSKDLLLTGITRA, encoded by the coding sequence ATGAAAAGAGATCGTATTAAGGTTTATTCTTTAGAAAGCGTACAGGACGCTGGAGGCGGCTTTAATCCCGATCAAAGAGTGCTCTATTGGGAGACTGCCGCCACTGTTAAGGCCGCAAAAGTTAAAAGAGATCTCCAGAGCTATCAAACGGATTTGGAGATCCCGATGGAGTTTAAAGTGATGTTTAGACGAGACAAAAATGTCACTAAAAATATGATCATCTCTTATGAGGATCAAGATTACACGATACACAGCATTGTTAATGTTGATCAAGATAGCAAGGATTTACTACTAACAGGGATTACCAGGGCATGA
- a CDS encoding phage tail tube protein codes for MADLNFKNGTDNVLFVKIGAPAAWVAVACLKTNSWDGSTDQIDTTSKCSGKFKTSLPGDISWSFKGDGNAVDDSGAPSKASFKALSALHKAGTTFPCKMVGVDDPDDIIRGDVFITALSLSAGRNEAVAFSATFQGTGEYFTTPEA; via the coding sequence ATGGCAGATTTAAATTTTAAAAACGGTACGGATAACGTATTATTCGTAAAAATTGGCGCTCCTGCTGCGTGGGTAGCGGTTGCGTGTTTGAAGACAAACAGCTGGGATGGTTCGACTGATCAAATTGATACAACATCTAAATGCTCAGGAAAATTTAAAACTTCATTACCTGGGGATATTTCTTGGTCATTTAAAGGTGATGGAAACGCTGTAGATGATAGTGGAGCGCCTAGCAAAGCATCATTTAAAGCACTATCTGCTTTGCATAAGGCAGGAACAACATTCCCTTGTAAAATGGTAGGCGTAGACGATCCAGATGATATCATAAGAGGTGATGTTTTTATTACCGCTTTAAGTCTTTCGGCTGGCCGTAATGAGGCCGTAGCCTTTAGCGCAACGTTTCAAGGTACAGGCGAATACTTCACAACACCAGAGGCGTAA
- a CDS encoding tape measure protein produces MQQRTATEANRTANEAGRLTAIQSTAALNNQRLATEANRTALSALRLQNAQNTNTNRAASGSYDEMRMRMNALGRQIRATADGFSSTNTTIRAQIAEYNRLNDALKRFDASMGNHQRNVGNYAGAMGGVLTTLSGMAAGFLSIQAILSMSFDTALKTDGIKTSLEFTFGSVDAARSKMDGLRVTANRLGIEYVSLADSYRSFAGAAIASNFPLRETDRIFNAVANAGAKLKLSSDQMSGALTALQQMISKGNVQSEELRGQLGERLPGAFAIAAKAMGVTQQELGKLLQDGKVLAADLLPKLADELDKTFSNDKNEKVDSLQGSVNRLKNSFSEMVETKGALSAFFAFVVDAAGGALQGLNKLSQSLGVFYDLATHPKKFIGDSGKAAWDKALQDISERAESSAKKVSQSSKGILVSSLNDAIAAQKGLSDAYKAAQDKYKAGGGNFADAKAENEAKQALQYQILLVKNLRSEYDRLYGAKGKQKEVDDANLTSVKEIQKRINDLKALDGSAIIGSTIYNRIKALQDMLAKPKTGKSDEEKAAEARAKKITALYKDLELQLAKTELIQRDLISGGDIKKFDAYQEAIEKLTKLGFEPLSDAIQDLAEKQSRLVNLSLPKMITTNGLLNDPKYDKTNQFKDSPLQADTTIKSVKVGTDAFLADLERKKQAFKSFKESMAETVNSFVADVVTVFAQGVGEMMAGDMSFDDFGRTILNSFGQFLANLGKMMVQYGTTALLMGVLSSQLTNPITAIPAAIGLIAAGAALAAIGSGISSAAAGGSSKDSTGSGVSNVPHFANGGIVSGPTLAMVGEYPNAKNDPEVISPLSKLKTLIGAGGGNNPSFNIVQKVSMGELVIAIERQKKANGRV; encoded by the coding sequence TTGCAGCAGCGTACTGCAACCGAAGCGAACCGAACAGCCAACGAAGCTGGAAGATTAACCGCAATACAGAGTACGGCCGCGCTGAATAACCAAAGATTAGCTACTGAGGCAAATCGCACGGCATTGTCTGCGCTGAGACTGCAAAATGCTCAAAATACCAATACAAATAGAGCAGCTTCCGGAAGTTATGACGAAATGAGAATGCGGATGAACGCATTAGGCAGGCAAATAAGAGCTACAGCTGATGGATTTAGCTCAACCAATACGACTATCAGGGCTCAAATAGCTGAATATAATAGGCTAAATGATGCCTTAAAAAGATTCGACGCGAGCATGGGTAACCATCAGCGGAATGTTGGTAATTATGCTGGTGCTATGGGCGGTGTTTTAACAACGCTATCAGGAATGGCCGCAGGATTTCTGTCGATTCAGGCAATTCTATCTATGTCGTTTGATACTGCTCTTAAAACAGATGGTATTAAAACATCGCTTGAGTTCACATTTGGTAGTGTTGACGCAGCAAGATCTAAAATGGATGGGCTGAGGGTTACCGCGAATAGGTTAGGTATTGAATACGTCAGTCTAGCTGATTCTTACCGATCGTTTGCCGGAGCTGCTATTGCTTCAAACTTCCCATTACGTGAGACAGATAGGATTTTCAATGCTGTTGCAAATGCTGGAGCAAAACTTAAGCTTAGTAGTGATCAGATGAGTGGAGCATTGACCGCATTGCAACAAATGATCTCTAAAGGTAATGTTCAATCTGAAGAGTTGAGAGGGCAGTTAGGTGAGCGTTTGCCTGGTGCGTTTGCTATTGCGGCTAAAGCAATGGGGGTAACACAGCAAGAGTTGGGCAAGCTTTTACAGGACGGAAAGGTTTTAGCTGCTGATTTGCTACCGAAGTTGGCCGATGAACTGGATAAAACGTTCTCAAATGATAAAAATGAAAAAGTAGACAGTTTACAAGGCTCAGTAAATAGGCTTAAAAACTCTTTTTCAGAGATGGTTGAGACAAAAGGGGCTCTAAGTGCATTTTTCGCATTTGTTGTGGATGCCGCTGGCGGTGCTCTGCAAGGCTTAAACAAATTGAGTCAATCTTTAGGAGTATTTTATGATTTGGCCACACATCCAAAAAAATTCATCGGAGACAGTGGAAAAGCAGCATGGGATAAAGCTTTACAGGACATAAGCGAAAGGGCTGAGTCATCTGCAAAGAAAGTTTCACAAAGCTCAAAAGGAATTTTGGTGAGCTCTTTAAATGACGCTATTGCTGCTCAAAAAGGATTGAGTGATGCGTATAAGGCAGCGCAAGACAAATACAAAGCCGGAGGCGGCAACTTTGCAGATGCTAAGGCTGAGAATGAAGCAAAGCAAGCACTGCAATATCAGATCTTATTAGTTAAAAATTTGAGATCAGAATATGATAGGCTATATGGGGCAAAAGGCAAACAAAAAGAGGTTGATGATGCTAATTTAACATCTGTAAAAGAGATCCAGAAACGGATAAATGACTTAAAGGCGTTAGATGGATCTGCCATAATTGGGAGCACCATTTACAATAGAATTAAAGCCCTGCAGGATATGCTTGCTAAGCCGAAAACAGGGAAAAGTGACGAGGAAAAGGCCGCTGAAGCGAGAGCGAAAAAGATAACAGCTCTTTATAAAGATCTGGAGTTACAGCTAGCTAAAACCGAACTGATCCAGAGAGATCTCATTTCTGGAGGAGATATAAAAAAGTTTGACGCGTATCAGGAAGCGATTGAGAAGCTGACTAAGTTAGGCTTTGAGCCCTTGAGTGATGCTATACAGGATCTGGCGGAAAAACAAAGCAGATTGGTAAATCTGAGCTTACCTAAAATGATCACTACGAACGGTCTTTTAAATGATCCTAAGTATGATAAAACAAATCAGTTTAAAGATAGCCCATTGCAAGCAGACACCACTATTAAGAGCGTTAAAGTTGGCACTGATGCCTTTTTAGCTGACTTAGAGAGGAAAAAGCAAGCATTTAAGAGTTTCAAAGAGTCTATGGCTGAAACTGTCAATTCGTTTGTAGCGGATGTTGTAACTGTTTTTGCACAAGGCGTAGGTGAGATGATGGCTGGTGATATGAGTTTTGATGATTTTGGACGTACCATTTTAAACTCTTTTGGTCAGTTTTTAGCAAATCTGGGAAAAATGATGGTTCAGTACGGTACAACAGCGCTGCTGATGGGGGTTCTGAGTTCTCAATTAACCAATCCTATTACTGCTATTCCGGCAGCTATCGGGCTTATTGCCGCTGGTGCTGCTCTCGCAGCTATTGGATCTGGTATTAGCAGTGCAGCTGCTGGAGGGAGTTCAAAAGATTCTACAGGATCTGGAGTTAGTAATGTGCCACACTTCGCTAACGGTGGCATAGTTTCGGGACCTACTCTGGCTATGGTTGGAGAATATCCGAACGCAAAGAATGATCCGGAGGTAATAAGTCCTTTATCAAAGCTTAAAACTTTAATAGGCGCTGGAGGAGGTAATAATCCCAGCTTTAATATTGTTCAAAAAGTATCAATGGGAGAGCTAGTGATAGCGATAGAGAGGCAGAAGAAAGCAAACGGCAGGGTATAA